From a region of the Leptotrichia trevisanii DSM 22070 genome:
- a CDS encoding relaxase/mobilization nuclease domain-containing protein, with product MKEKKEMKKAKSTGKTKKWYENLRKITKEHLEVANSIEEFKENFLKNGYNIKFSEKNITVTDKENKSVRLKTLDKTYTNEYIFDFFERKKKTIIKNEQVSKRIGNKKYHKNNLMSLISLRRVKREFGSARFATRRFK from the coding sequence ATGAAAGAAAAAAAAGAAATGAAAAAAGCGAAATCAACAGGGAAAACAAAAAAATGGTATGAAAATTTAAGAAAGATAACAAAAGAGCATCTTGAAGTTGCAAATTCAATTGAAGAATTTAAAGAAAATTTTCTTAAAAATGGATATAATATTAAATTTTCAGAGAAAAATATTACTGTGACTGATAAAGAAAATAAAAGTGTCAGATTAAAAACTTTAGATAAAACTTATACAAATGAATATATTTTTGATTTTTTTGAAAGAAAAAAGAAAACAATAATAAAAAATGAACAAGTGAGTAAAAGAATTGGTAATAAAAAATACCATAAGAATAATTTAATGAGTTTAATTAGTTTACGGAGAGTAAAAAGAGAATTTGGCTCAGCAAGATTTGCAACAAGAAGATTTAAATAA
- a CDS encoding ATP-binding protein, translating to MDSDDKLKEAIQASRQLKQQELQKKIEYFLNISNLPVRWKEYVFENSEILSEEEKIIKQKLEYYCEHFKEAQKNGLGLYLCGEIGTGKSFYSLCVFNELLKNDYKVYRTTLNGIYQRIQSTFSNFNNLTEEQVFKDLLQADLIILDDLGKENISETWGKSKLYTIFNFFYEKEKCIIISTNLGKEEIANFMDTQGNDALLDRFRERLDTLEFVWESRRKEIGKKLFEEFWNKG from the coding sequence ATGGATTCTGATGATAAGTTAAAAGAAGCGATACAAGCAAGTAGACAACTTAAACAACAGGAATTGCAGAAAAAAATTGAATATTTTCTTAATATTTCAAATTTGCCAGTTCGATGGAAAGAATATGTTTTTGAAAATTCTGAAATATTATCTGAAGAAGAAAAAATAATCAAACAGAAACTTGAATATTATTGTGAGCATTTCAAAGAAGCTCAAAAGAATGGGTTGGGATTGTATTTATGTGGAGAGATAGGAACAGGAAAAAGTTTTTACAGCCTGTGTGTGTTTAATGAACTGCTAAAAAATGATTATAAAGTCTATAGAACAACTTTAAATGGAATTTATCAGAGAATCCAGTCAACTTTCAGTAATTTTAACAATTTAACTGAAGAACAGGTTTTTAAGGATTTGCTTCAAGCAGATTTGATAATACTTGATGATTTAGGGAAAGAAAATATATCAGAAACTTGGGGAAAGTCAAAGTTGTATACGATATTTAATTTTTTCTATGAAAAGGAAAAATGTATTATTATATCAACAAATTTAGGTAAGGAAGAAATTGCAAATTTTATGGATACACAAGGAAATGATGCATTGTTGGACAGATTTCGAGAAAGATTGGATACATTGGAATTTGTGTGGGAGAGTAGAAGAAAGGAAATAGGAAAAAAATTATTTGAAGAATTTTGGAATAAGGGATGA
- a CDS encoding relaxase/mobilization nuclease domain-containing protein, translating into MEKENKIKTNNKSKKWYENLKKEVVNQFENSNSIEELKKNFSKAGYKIKITDKTITLTDKENLSVRLKTLDKTYTNEYVFEMFEKKGKELIKSENDDKKNFIKKIGRKRCYRNSSVRCPMRREFYYVKFATRKF; encoded by the coding sequence ATGGAAAAAGAGAATAAAATAAAAACAAATAATAAAAGTAAGAAATGGTATGAAAATTTGAAGAAGGAAGTTGTAAACCAGTTTGAGAACTCAAACTCAATTGAAGAATTAAAGAAAAATTTTTCCAAAGCAGGTTACAAGATTAAAATAACAGACAAAACAATAACATTAACTGATAAAGAAAATTTAAGTGTAAGATTAAAAACTTTAGATAAAACTTATACAAATGAATATGTGTTTGAAATGTTTGAGAAAAAAGGGAAAGAATTAATTAAATCTGAAAACGATGATAAGAAAAATTTTATCAAAAAAATAGGGAGAAAACGATGTTATAGAAATTCTTCTGTCAGATGTCCAATGAGAAGAGAATTTTATTATGTTAAATTTGCAACAAGAAAATTCTAA
- a CDS encoding MobA/MobL family protein codes for MAIFHLRIKKSKRGSKYISPTAHLDYINREEKYGKKEDLLFKEVRNLPEEFDNIKNFWKCSEIYERKNSNLYRELEISLPREFLPKDNKKIVDDFCENLFGKEYVYNYAIHNPKSFDGDMQPHVHIMFFERKIDGIKRDKDKYFKRYNFKNIEKGGWEKDKKWRERSTLKNIRKKWETFLNFELEKKGIEKVSAKSLKDQKRDAENNNDYKKVYELDREAINIDGKILYKKERELSEKEKVKKRIFDKIRILKDGTDLMKKLLEKLKKLEKDYENLKRDKIGDLENLERLRRLEESVRDIKKKMSKDKIENTVYNLMTDKRYYKFLNDNKKIDKELKNTKDKNRIKYLKITKEKNLKNEIQNNWKKKYIFDKRVENIREKYLRKIANFEDEKDTIYENLKEKNIKYNDEKNGLYNINHLQFIYEKDGLKEINKIEKELKKLVKELDKNEEIVSQETLIKDKYSNYEFSKLEKNIAESKIKIEGLQKELNKNLYISEQKYYLDWLKREVKIKEDYEARKENIEIKIQKKLQDELLKSGNSKIQEREKVKKIIKNIEVIKVLDKKKRLSEKRQISIKKWNRKKKSKNSNDINYNKNLGGISGDFRMEDMEVLDELER; via the coding sequence GTGGCAATATTTCATCTTAGAATAAAAAAAAGTAAAAGAGGAAGTAAATATATTTCGCCTACAGCTCATTTGGATTACATAAACAGAGAAGAAAAATATGGTAAAAAAGAGGACTTGCTTTTTAAGGAAGTAAGGAATCTTCCTGAAGAATTTGATAATATTAAAAATTTTTGGAAATGTTCAGAAATTTATGAGAGAAAAAATTCTAATTTGTATAGGGAGCTTGAAATTTCATTACCAAGAGAATTTTTACCTAAAGATAATAAAAAAATAGTGGATGATTTTTGCGAAAATCTTTTTGGAAAAGAATATGTGTATAACTATGCAATACACAATCCAAAAAGTTTTGATGGAGATATGCAGCCACACGTACATATAATGTTCTTTGAAAGAAAAATTGATGGTATTAAAAGAGATAAGGATAAATATTTTAAGAGATATAATTTTAAAAATATAGAAAAAGGTGGATGGGAAAAAGATAAAAAATGGAGAGAAAGAAGTACGTTAAAAAATATAAGGAAAAAGTGGGAAACGTTTTTAAATTTTGAACTTGAAAAAAAAGGAATAGAAAAAGTAAGTGCAAAATCGTTAAAGGATCAGAAAAGAGATGCGGAAAATAATAATGACTATAAGAAAGTTTATGAGCTAGATCGTGAAGCGATAAACATTGATGGAAAGATTTTATATAAAAAGGAACGTGAGTTGAGTGAGAAAGAAAAAGTTAAGAAGAGAATATTTGATAAAATCAGAATTTTAAAAGATGGAACAGATTTAATGAAAAAATTACTGGAAAAATTGAAAAAACTGGAAAAAGATTATGAAAATTTAAAAAGAGATAAAATAGGAGATTTAGAAAATTTGGAAAGGCTGAGGAGGTTAGAAGAGAGTGTAAGAGATATAAAAAAGAAAATGTCAAAAGATAAAATTGAGAATACTGTGTATAACTTGATGACAGATAAAAGGTACTATAAATTTCTGAATGATAACAAAAAAATTGACAAGGAATTAAAAAATACAAAAGATAAAAATAGAATAAAATATTTAAAAATTACAAAAGAGAAGAATTTAAAAAATGAAATTCAGAATAACTGGAAAAAGAAGTATATTTTTGATAAAAGAGTTGAAAATATTAGAGAAAAATATTTAAGGAAAATTGCAAATTTTGAAGATGAAAAAGACACGATATATGAAAATTTAAAAGAGAAAAATATTAAATATAATGATGAAAAAAATGGATTGTATAATATAAATCATTTGCAATTTATTTATGAAAAAGATGGACTGAAAGAGATAAATAAAATTGAAAAAGAACTAAAAAAATTAGTAAAAGAGTTAGATAAAAATGAGGAAATAGTCAGTCAGGAAACTTTAATAAAAGATAAATATTCAAATTATGAATTTTCAAAATTAGAGAAAAATATTGCAGAGAGTAAAATTAAAATAGAAGGATTGCAAAAAGAACTTAACAAAAATTTGTATATAAGTGAACAAAAATATTACTTGGATTGGTTAAAAAGGGAAGTAAAAATAAAGGAAGATTATGAGGCAAGAAAAGAAAATATTGAAATAAAAATTCAAAAAAAATTGCAGGATGAACTTTTAAAAAGTGGCAATTCTAAAATTCAGGAAAGGGAAAAAGTAAAAAAAATTATCAAGAATATAGAAGTTATAAAAGTGCTGGATAAGAAAAAAAGATTATCTGAAAAACGACAAATAAGCATAAAAAAATGGAACAGGAAAAAGAAAAGTAAAAATTCAAATGACATAAATTATAATAAAAATTTAGGAGGTATAAGTGGTGATTTTAGAATGGAAGATATGGAAGTTTTGGATGAGCTGGAAAGATAA
- a CDS encoding tyrosine-type recombinase/integrase, giving the protein MRNPNGTGSIFKKKGKYKRPIIGSAETLKEAKKILFEFNSRNLNVDYADLKLIDLFNRWTESNHVKNIKTEETFYRYSTDFKSIFEDILECKFIFLDYKDYQTRLDKYAKNKGKAALTVLKSIYVDAIKNKIVSENIPLYLESSSQITKTVERVVFEDNFVRLLWKRYENTKDRYSAMILMLFYSGMRSADLLRIENKNINLKERYFVTGSKTEAGMNRQIPIHHLIFPIIKKFMNDDKYLFKEKYDSLRYHFDKILSEYNTSGNLHSIRHTFITKMRRLKNESASKIKKIVGHREKDITDGVYTHWTIKELRDVINKLVY; this is encoded by the coding sequence ATGAGAAATCCTAACGGAACAGGAAGTATTTTTAAGAAGAAAGGGAAATATAAAAGACCTATTATAGGAAGTGCTGAAACTTTAAAAGAAGCCAAAAAAATACTTTTTGAATTTAATTCAAGAAATTTAAATGTTGATTATGCCGATTTAAAATTAATTGATTTATTTAATCGCTGGACTGAATCAAATCACGTTAAAAATATAAAAACAGAAGAAACGTTTTACAGATATTCTACTGATTTCAAAAGTATATTTGAAGATATACTAGAATGTAAATTTATATTTCTTGATTATAAAGATTATCAGACAAGACTTGATAAGTATGCTAAAAATAAAGGAAAAGCAGCTCTTACAGTTTTAAAATCAATATATGTAGATGCAATAAAAAATAAAATTGTATCAGAAAATATCCCACTATATTTAGAATCTTCATCACAAATTACCAAAACTGTTGAAAGAGTAGTGTTTGAAGATAATTTTGTAAGACTTTTATGGAAAAGATATGAAAATACTAAAGATAGGTATAGTGCTATGATTTTGATGTTATTCTATTCTGGAATGAGAAGTGCAGATTTACTTAGAATAGAAAATAAAAATATTAACTTAAAAGAGCGATACTTTGTAACAGGATCAAAAACCGAAGCCGGAATGAATAGGCAAATTCCTATTCATCATTTAATTTTTCCTATTATAAAAAAATTTATGAATGACGACAAGTATTTATTTAAAGAAAAATATGATTCTCTAAGATATCATTTTGACAAAATTCTTTCAGAATACAATACTTCAGGTAATTTACATTCAATTAGGCATACATTTATAACTAAAATGCGACGTTTAAAAAATGAATCAGCTTCAAAAATAAAAAAAATTGTTGGACATAGGGAAAAAGACATTACAGACGGTGTATATACTCATTGGACTATTAAAGAATTAAGAGATGTTATAAATAAATTAGTCTATTAA
- a CDS encoding ParA family protein, whose amino-acid sequence MKIISVINPKGGAGKTVTGINIAYALKNKGKKVLLIDTDPRGAIASYLDIRNENTIFEALKECYDNLGMLDKEKYINEKNGVGIIISNIYFNQIDEFFKKEGDESGQEQLKIFKDFFENFIEYDFIVIDTEGTVNNTVRGILNVTDYVFAPSKVSFIDTNGIRDLLEMVEIAKMDNPKIKLYKIFFVQVKENTKVFKKAHMEMKNILKEMYSDIYVREDANILNSMEKHKDIFSFKKSSNATIDYKNLVNEFLYNEIYPNEKR is encoded by the coding sequence ATGAAAATAATTAGTGTAATTAATCCAAAAGGTGGAGCAGGAAAAACAGTAACAGGAATAAATATTGCTTATGCCTTAAAAAATAAAGGAAAAAAAGTTTTATTGATTGATACAGATCCGAGAGGGGCAATAGCTTCTTATCTTGATATAAGAAACGAAAACACTATTTTTGAAGCATTAAAAGAATGCTATGATAATTTGGGAATGCTAGATAAGGAAAAATATATAAACGAAAAAAATGGAGTGGGTATAATAATCAGCAATATTTATTTTAATCAGATTGATGAATTTTTCAAAAAGGAAGGAGATGAAAGCGGACAGGAGCAACTGAAAATATTTAAGGATTTTTTTGAAAACTTTATTGAATATGACTTTATAGTAATTGATACAGAAGGAACTGTAAATAACACAGTAAGAGGTATTTTAAATGTAACAGACTATGTTTTTGCACCTTCAAAAGTTTCGTTCATAGACACTAACGGGATTAGGGATTTGCTTGAAATGGTAGAAATTGCAAAAATGGATAATCCGAAAATTAAACTTTATAAAATATTTTTTGTGCAAGTAAAGGAAAATACAAAAGTTTTTAAAAAGGCACATATGGAAATGAAGAATATTTTAAAAGAAATGTATTCAGATATTTATGTGAGAGAAGATGCAAATATATTAAATTCTATGGAAAAGCATAAGGATATATTTAGTTTTAAGAAGAGCAGTAATGCAACGATAGATTATAAAAATTTAGTGAATGAATTTTTGTATAATGAAATATATCCGAATGAAAAAAGATAG
- a CDS encoding type IV secretion system protein — protein MDLKRISRKRDIFKLRTDVKREKTSFEKRAETLFELAETNAKLKKGLGTSIVVILVLCLVLAYFAIRTNIKVFLVQVDKTTGAPMEVNVLTKSNVKVGEKETKYFISKFILDVRTLPKDTTYYDNKLKENSFFLTQNSQKKLDAMIQETGTIQMLADKITTNVNIVSANKLTNTSNTYQVRWKEKQFSETGMEMQDTSYLGVFTVEYVNEKNEELVAKNPLGIIIKDFTISRENN, from the coding sequence TTGGATTTGAAAAGAATAAGCAGGAAAAGGGATATTTTTAAATTAAGGACTGATGTCAAAAGAGAAAAGACAAGTTTTGAAAAAAGGGCTGAAACTTTGTTTGAACTTGCGGAAACGAATGCAAAGTTAAAAAAGGGATTAGGAACAAGCATAGTTGTTATTCTTGTCTTATGTTTAGTACTGGCATATTTCGCTATAAGAACAAATATAAAGGTATTTCTTGTTCAGGTTGACAAAACAACAGGAGCTCCAATGGAAGTGAATGTATTGACAAAATCCAATGTGAAAGTTGGGGAGAAGGAAACAAAATATTTTATATCAAAATTCATTTTGGATGTAAGAACTCTTCCAAAGGACACGACATATTATGACAATAAATTAAAGGAAAATTCTTTTTTCTTAACACAAAATTCACAAAAAAAATTAGATGCAATGATTCAGGAAACAGGAACAATACAAATGCTTGCAGATAAAATTACAACGAATGTAAATATAGTCTCAGCTAACAAACTTACAAATACTTCAAACACTTATCAAGTCAGATGGAAGGAAAAACAGTTTTCTGAAACAGGAATGGAAATGCAGGATACAAGTTATCTTGGAGTATTTACTGTGGAATATGTAAATGAAAAAAATGAGGAACTGGTTGCTAAAAATCCATTAGGGATAATAATAAAGGATTTTACAATTTCAAGGGAAAATAATTAG
- a CDS encoding ParA family protein, translating into MKIISIINPKGGAGKTVTAINVAYALKNKGKKVLLIDTDPRGAIASYLNIRNENTIFEALKECYDNLGMIGGSKYINEKNGIDIIISNMYFNQIDEFFKKEGDINGQEQLKIFKDFFENFSEYDFVVIDTEGTVNNTVRGILNVTDYVFAPSKVSFIDTNGLRDLLEMMEIAKVDNYKIKLYKVFFVQVKENTKVFKKAHMEMKEILKDMYSDIYVREDANILNSMEKHKDIFSFRKSSNAAIDYKNLVNEFLYNEIYPNEKR; encoded by the coding sequence ATGAAAATAATAAGCATAATAAATCCAAAAGGTGGAGCAGGGAAAACAGTAACAGCCATAAATGTTGCATATGCTCTTAAAAATAAAGGAAAAAAAGTATTATTGATTGACACAGATCCAAGAGGAGCTATAGCTTCTTATCTCAATATAAGAAATGAAAATACAATTTTTGAAGCATTGAAGGAATGTTATGATAATCTAGGAATGATAGGTGGCAGTAAATATATAAATGAGAAAAATGGAATAGATATAATTATTAGTAATATGTATTTTAATCAGATTGATGAATTTTTCAAAAAGGAAGGAGATATAAATGGACAGGAACAACTGAAAATATTTAAAGATTTTTTTGAAAACTTTAGTGAATATGACTTTGTAGTCATTGATACGGAAGGTACTGTAAATAATACAGTCAGAGGAATTTTAAATGTGACGGACTATGTCTTTGCACCTTCAAAAGTTTCATTTATAGACACTAATGGACTTAGGGATTTGCTTGAAATGATGGAAATTGCAAAAGTGGATAATTATAAAATCAAGCTTTATAAGGTGTTCTTTGTACAGGTTAAGGAAAATACGAAAGTTTTTAAGAAGGCACATATGGAAATGAAAGAAATTTTAAAAGATATGTATTCGGATATTTATGTGAGAGAAGATGCAAATATATTAAATTCAATGGAAAAACATAAGGATATATTCAGTTTTAGGAAGAGCAGTAATGCGGCTATTGATTATAAAAATTTAGTGAATGAATTTTTGTACAATGAAATATATCCGAATGAAAAAAGATAG
- a CDS encoding helix-turn-helix domain-containing protein, which yields MKLNEKLKFERKKQGYTLNELSELTGLHRITLHDYETGKIKNIPSDKILLLSKIYNKDPNYFLLDNDKNIKSHNENIHNIEDINAIMLVNKQLLESLSIDSEEIKKFLKKYYKFIIKNIE from the coding sequence ATGAAACTAAATGAAAAATTAAAATTCGAAAGAAAGAAACAGGGATATACCTTGAATGAACTATCTGAATTAACTGGTTTACATAGAATTACTTTACACGACTATGAAACAGGAAAGATAAAGAATATTCCTTCAGACAAAATATTACTATTATCTAAAATTTATAATAAAGATCCCAATTATTTTCTTTTAGATAATGATAAAAATATAAAATCTCATAATGAAAATATACATAATATTGAAGATATTAATGCAATAATGCTTGTAAATAAACAATTATTAGAATCTCTATCAATAGATAGTGAGGAAATAAAAAAATTTTTAAAAAAATACTATAAATTTATCATAAAAAATATTGAATAA